A region from the Tahibacter amnicola genome encodes:
- a CDS encoding TonB-dependent receptor: MDSIPLPLAIALTLATLAAPTTSAEPVPVTDVLATVDVEATAVERREQRLRKSRHSASIVELDRKRADQSNIVGSEDYLRYAPNLTVRSRYIGDRNALIGGRSNTTTSGSRSLVYVDGLLISDLLGASFNPPRWGMVSPGEIQNFAILYGPFAAELPGNSMGTTVEITTRYPRDLTATADVQAFGQYFRDDYGHADTYQGQRAAASAGAGDGRFRWFVAANALDTHAHPMQYATPSLLTTDPSALPAVYGARLDQDPQGRNRIVLGPTGIEHTRQSTAKVKFAADLTDDATLEFVLGGWHNDYRRDAASFLRNAQGHVVYRGDWRLPDGRGIRIGDSTFSPQHGTEQHYQYAGSLTWQLTPAWSTQVLASRYRVAENRLRSALRPPDAVDPIPGTIADGDGTGWSTLDIKLAGDVASHHLRTGFHLDHYALDQRVFGIADWREGTPAHLPTDRFAGKARTYAGYVQDEWPFAPDWTALAGIRFEHWQAYQGVRGKTNQLAWYPQRRESALSPKAALSWQATDYWRWRASVGKAVRFPTVSELFQGSLSANAIVNADPNLRPERSYSKELAAEGVFRQGDVRITLFEDDIRDTLQSQTNLTVTPTVTNIQNVERTRNRGIEIAGQWSPAPELEFQASAAVNDAKVLRNTKYTPAEGKRPLRIPRTRANLLATWHARDDLSLTLAARHSGRQWNTLDNVDYNGNTFGAASAFTVFDAKATWKVREGWKLGFGIDNLADKRYWVFHPYPARTVVAELRYEGGTQ, translated from the coding sequence ATGGATTCGATCCCCCTACCCCTGGCCATCGCGCTGACCCTGGCCACACTGGCTGCCCCCACCACCAGTGCCGAGCCCGTCCCGGTAACCGACGTGCTCGCGACCGTCGATGTCGAGGCCACCGCGGTCGAACGCCGCGAGCAGCGGCTGCGCAAAAGCCGCCACAGCGCCAGCATCGTCGAGCTCGATCGCAAACGCGCAGACCAATCCAACATCGTCGGCAGCGAGGACTACCTGCGCTACGCGCCAAACCTCACGGTGAGGTCTCGCTATATCGGCGACCGCAACGCACTGATCGGCGGCCGCAGCAACACCACGACCAGCGGGTCGCGCTCGCTGGTCTACGTCGACGGCCTGCTGATCTCGGATCTCCTGGGCGCCAGTTTCAACCCGCCGCGCTGGGGCATGGTGTCGCCGGGTGAAATACAGAACTTTGCGATTTTGTACGGTCCGTTCGCCGCGGAACTGCCTGGCAATTCCATGGGTACGACCGTCGAAATCACCACGCGCTACCCACGCGACCTGACCGCGACAGCGGATGTGCAGGCCTTCGGCCAGTATTTTCGCGACGACTACGGCCATGCCGACACCTACCAGGGCCAACGCGCCGCCGCCTCGGCGGGCGCGGGCGACGGAAGGTTCCGCTGGTTTGTCGCGGCCAACGCCCTCGACACGCATGCCCATCCGATGCAATACGCCACGCCGTCGTTGCTGACGACGGATCCGTCGGCGCTGCCCGCAGTCTACGGCGCGCGGCTCGACCAGGACCCACAGGGCCGCAACCGCATCGTGCTCGGCCCCACCGGTATCGAACATACCCGGCAATCCACGGCAAAGGTGAAATTCGCCGCCGACCTGACGGACGATGCCACGCTTGAATTCGTCCTCGGCGGTTGGCACAACGACTACCGGCGCGACGCGGCATCGTTCCTGCGCAACGCGCAGGGACACGTCGTCTACCGCGGTGACTGGCGCCTGCCCGACGGACGCGGCATCCGCATCGGCGACAGTACCTTCTCGCCGCAGCACGGCACGGAACAGCACTACCAGTACGCCGGCTCACTCACCTGGCAGCTGACACCGGCGTGGTCCACGCAGGTTCTGGCCTCTCGCTATCGCGTGGCGGAAAACCGTCTGCGTTCCGCGCTGCGCCCGCCGGATGCAGTCGATCCGATACCCGGCACGATCGCCGATGGCGACGGCACGGGCTGGAGCACGCTGGATATCAAGCTCGCCGGCGACGTGGCCTCACATCACCTGCGCACCGGGTTCCATCTGGATCATTACGCGCTGGACCAGCGCGTCTTCGGCATTGCCGACTGGCGCGAAGGAACTCCGGCGCACCTGCCCACCGATCGCTTCGCCGGCAAAGCCCGCACATACGCCGGCTATGTCCAGGACGAATGGCCGTTCGCACCCGACTGGACTGCGCTGGCCGGCATTCGTTTCGAACACTGGCAGGCCTACCAGGGTGTGCGTGGCAAGACGAACCAGCTGGCCTGGTATCCGCAGCGCCGCGAATCTGCGCTGTCGCCCAAGGCGGCGCTGTCCTGGCAGGCGACCGATTACTGGCGCTGGCGCGCCAGCGTCGGCAAGGCGGTGCGCTTCCCGACGGTTTCCGAACTGTTCCAGGGTTCGCTCAGCGCCAACGCCATCGTCAACGCCGACCCGAACCTCCGTCCGGAACGCAGCTACTCCAAGGAGCTGGCCGCGGAAGGCGTGTTCCGGCAAGGCGACGTGCGCATCACCCTGTTCGAGGACGATATCCGCGACACCCTTCAATCGCAGACGAACCTCACTGTCACGCCGACGGTGACAAACATCCAGAACGTCGAACGGACGCGAAATCGCGGTATCGAGATCGCCGGCCAATGGTCACCCGCGCCGGAACTGGAATTTCAGGCCAGTGCGGCGGTGAACGATGCCAAGGTTCTACGCAACACCAAATACACGCCGGCCGAAGGCAAGCGACCGCTGCGCATTCCGCGGACGCGGGCGAACCTCCTGGCGACCTGGCATGCACGGGATGATCTGTCGCTGACACTGGCGGCACGGCATTCCGGCCGCCAGTGGAATACGCTCGACAACGTCGACTACAACGGCAACACCTTTGGCGCAGCGTCGGCGTTCACCGTGTTCGACGCAAAGGCCACCTGGAAGGTACGCGAGGGCTGGAAGCTTGGCTTCGGTATCGACAACCTCGCTGACAAACGCTACTGGGTATTCCATCCGTATCCGGCACGCACGGTCGTTGCGGAACTGCGTTACGAGGGCGGCACGCAGTGA
- a CDS encoding PQQ-dependent sugar dehydrogenase — translation MRSLISRLLFGLCAISPFAMAAPPGDLALTPVVTSGIGSPIAIRHAGDGSGRLFIAGRYGQIWIKPAGSSSVLATPFINLSGTAPFGLSISGEGGLLSMAFHPNYASNRLFYVHYTDGSGDTAVVRYTASAANPNIADTATAQVVIRIDQDSNYHKGGDLHFGPDGYLYVSLGDGAGGNGTDGCNRAQTLRPSQLAANDANHSDCPADAAFTNSGGSTRSRALLGKILRIDVNQTTAAGTNELCAANANGSANYGIPAGNPYAGTAGTAGNCDEIWAYGLRNPFRFSFDRQTGQMFIGDVGESQMEEIDMAAPGTGGVNYGWDLCEGTSGNCAGSTPPILTYTHTANAGPCASVTGGVRYRGAISGMSGTYIYADFCSGRIHFGVQNGGTWSSTQWQDGTDLLYTGFGEDEAGEVYLTEMDGDRVLRFTSSQTDVIFADGFGD, via the coding sequence ATGCGTTCGCTTATTTCACGTCTTTTGTTCGGCCTGTGCGCCATTTCGCCATTCGCTATGGCGGCACCACCCGGTGACCTGGCGTTGACGCCGGTCGTCACCTCCGGAATCGGATCACCGATCGCGATCCGTCACGCGGGCGATGGCAGTGGTCGATTGTTCATCGCCGGCCGCTACGGCCAGATCTGGATCAAGCCGGCGGGATCCAGCTCCGTGCTGGCCACCCCCTTCATCAATCTCAGTGGAACCGCTCCGTTCGGGCTTTCGATCAGTGGCGAAGGTGGGCTGCTGTCGATGGCCTTCCATCCGAACTACGCCAGCAACCGGCTGTTCTACGTGCACTACACCGACGGTAGCGGCGACACCGCCGTCGTGCGCTACACCGCGTCGGCCGCCAACCCGAATATCGCGGATACGGCGACCGCGCAGGTTGTAATTCGCATCGACCAGGACTCCAACTACCACAAGGGCGGCGATCTGCACTTCGGGCCGGATGGCTACCTGTATGTGTCGCTGGGAGACGGTGCCGGCGGCAACGGCACCGACGGCTGCAACCGCGCCCAGACTCTGCGGCCGTCGCAGCTGGCTGCGAATGACGCCAACCACAGTGACTGTCCCGCGGATGCCGCGTTCACCAACAGCGGTGGCAGCACGCGTTCGCGTGCCCTGCTGGGCAAGATCCTGCGCATCGATGTGAACCAGACGACGGCGGCAGGCACGAATGAACTATGCGCGGCCAATGCCAACGGCTCGGCCAACTACGGTATTCCGGCTGGCAATCCGTACGCGGGTACCGCTGGAACTGCCGGCAATTGCGACGAGATCTGGGCCTACGGACTGCGCAATCCCTTCCGCTTCAGCTTTGATCGGCAGACCGGCCAGATGTTCATCGGTGATGTCGGCGAATCGCAGATGGAAGAGATCGACATGGCTGCGCCCGGCACCGGCGGCGTGAACTACGGCTGGGACTTGTGCGAGGGTACCAGTGGCAACTGCGCCGGCAGCACGCCGCCGATCCTGACCTACACGCACACGGCCAACGCGGGGCCCTGCGCCTCCGTGACTGGTGGCGTGCGATACCGCGGAGCGATCAGCGGCATGTCCGGCACATACATCTACGCGGACTTCTGCAGCGGCCGCATCCATTTCGGCGTGCAGAACGGCGGTACGTGGAGCAGTACGCAGTGGCAGGACGGCACTGATCTTCTGTACACCGGCTTCGGTGAGGACGAGGCCGGCGAGGTCTACCTGACGGAGATGGATGGCGACCGCGTGCTGCGTTTCACGTCGTCGCAGACAGATGTGATCTTTGCAGACGGATTTGGCGACTAG